In one Xyrauchen texanus isolate HMW12.3.18 chromosome 18, RBS_HiC_50CHRs, whole genome shotgun sequence genomic region, the following are encoded:
- the LOC127659017 gene encoding transmembrane protein 198-B-like: MTSTPQILAFKFSPPSQDGNPERLFRCDEDFERHYEVVPSVVCSMCCLFGIIYCFFGYRCFKAVMFLTGLLFGSIVIFMLCYKERVMDTQLSVEASVGIGLGIGTLCGLVTMLVRSVGLFMVGLLLGLLVALASLVVLEEFYHPRTVWLPLGVLLGSGMLFAVLTLQWQRCFTTLSTAVFGSAVVTVTVDYFVELFALTLYIYERVKVDPPRPVCWFTWVVMGVWPVLALLGVLIQWKVTAEGYSHTEVFISHQQRRVQLMRIRQKEERKECKKKKKKPQTLPPQQQKYHHPPQSNPRPPNPPPKLQHPEPTHRRKPNTIRRFDGDVLSPSYIQNFRDRRVDRRGYSHDRLIGGSHVVDLEYDYGSQVPLTAHTGPALRG, from the exons ATGACATCCACTCCACAGATTCTGGCCTTTAAGTTCTCCCCACCCTCTCAGGATGGGAATCCAGAGCGTCTGTTCAGGTGTGATGAGGACTTTGAACGACACTATGAGGTGGTTCCGTCTGTCGTCTGCTCCATGTGCTGTCTCTTTGGCATCATCTACTGCTTCTTCG GGTACCGCTGCTTCAAGGCCGTAATGTTTCTCACAGGTCTATTGTTTGGCTCCATCGTCATTTTCATGCTCTGCTATAAGGAGAGGGTCATGGATACTCAGCTAAGTGTGGAGGCCAGTGTGGGCATCGGCCTGGGCATTGGCACCCTGTGTGGCTTGGTCACTATGCTTGTCCGCAGTGTGGGGCTTTTTATGGTTGGACTTCTCCTGGGTTTGCTGGTGGCCCTTGCCTCTCTGGTGGTTCTGGAAGAGTTTTACCACCCAAGGACAGTGTGGCTTCCCCTGGGTGTGCTGCTAGGATCGGGCATGCTGTTTGCCGTACTCACATTACAATGGCAGCGCTGTTTCACTACCCTCTCCACTGCCGTCTTTGGATCAGCTGTGGTTACTGTGACTGTGGATTATTTTGTCGAGCTCTTCGCTTTGACACTATACATCTACGAGAGGGTGAAGGTGGATCCACCTCGTCCTGTGTGCTGGTTCACATGGGTGGTCATGGGAGTTTGGCCCGTGCTGGCACTGCTTGGTGTTCTGATTCAGTGGAAGGTCACGGCTGAAGGATATTCACACACAGAAG TCTTCATCAGTCACCAGCAGAGACGAGTGCAGTTAATGCGAATTCGtcagaaggaagaaaggaaagaatgtaaaaagaagaaaaaaaagccacAGACACTGCCACCACAGCAACAAAAGTACCACCACCCCCCTCAGTCCAACCCTCGCCCCCCCAACCCTCCACCCAAACTCCAGCACCCAGAGCCCACCCACCGCCGGAAACCCAACACCATTCGCCGCTTCGATGGAGATGTACTATCTCCA AGTTACATCCAGAACTTTCGTGACAGGCGTGTGGACAGGAGGGGCTACTCTCATGACAGGTTGATTGGCGGCTCACATGTTGTAGATTTGGAATATGACTATGGCTCCCAAGTGCCCCTAACAGCCCATACAGGCCCTGCATTGAGAGGTTGA
- the LOC127659086 gene encoding desmin-like, whose translation MSKSYSASAETASSYRRTFGSGLGSSIFNGRGSAGSSRLSSRVYEVSKTSSAPIYSSHRASSSSYGGGSKVRSYAGLGEKLDFNLADAMNQDFLNTRTNEKVELQHLNDRFASYIEKVRFLEQQNQALMVEIERVRGREPTRIAEIYEEEMRELRRQVDALTNQRSHVEIERDNLADDLQKLKLRLQEEIHQKETAENNLSAFRADVDAATLSRLDLERRIESLQEEIAFLKKIHEEEIHELQNQMQETQVQVQMDMSKPDLTAALRDIRMQYEAIAAKNIQEAEEWYKSKVSDLSQAVNKNNDALRQAKQDSMEFRHQIQSYTCEIDSLKGTNESLMRQMREMEERMGNEAGGFQDTIARLEGEIAKMKDEMARHLREYQDLLNVKMALDVEIATYRKLLEGEESRISLPVPSFSSISFRETNPDKQHYQPQRPSEVHSKKTVLIKTIETRDGEVVSESTQHQQDIM comes from the exons ATGAGTAAGTCCTATTCAGCTTCTGCCGAGACGGCTTCCTCCTACCGCCGTACCTTTGGCTCTGGTTTGGGCTCCTCCATTTTCAATGGCCGTGGTTCCGCTGGGTCCTCTCGTTTGTCATCCAGAGTTTATGAGGTGTCCAAGACCTCTTCGGCTCCCATTTACTCCAGCCACCGCGCTTCCAGCTCCTCCTACGGTGGAGGCTCAAAGGTCCGTTCCTATGCCGGCCTTGGTGAGAAGCTGGACTTCAATCTGGCCGATGCCATGAACCAGGATTTTCTCAATACACGCACAAATGAGAAGGTAGAGCTTCAACATCTGAACGATCGCTTTGCCAGCTACATTGAGAAGGTGCGCTTCCTAGAGCAGCAGAACCAGGCATTGATGGTGGAGATTGAACGTGTGAGGGGCCGAGAGCCTACACGTATCGCAGAGATTTATGAGGAGGAGATGAGAGAGCTACGCAGACAGGTGGATGCACTGACCAATCAGAGATCTCATGTTGAGATAGAGAGGGACAACCTGGCCGATGACCTCCAAAAACTAAAACTGAG ACTTCAGGAGGAGATCCACCAGAAAGAGACAGCTGAGAACAACCTCTCTGCTTTTAGAGCT GATGTAGATGCTGCCACTCTGTCCAGGCTGGACCTGGAAAGACGCATTGAGAGCCTCCAGGAAGAGATTGCATTCCTCAAGAAGATCCATGAGGAG GAAATCCATGAGCTGCAAAACCAGATGCAGGAGACTCAGGTGCAGGTCCAAATGGACATGTCCAAGCCAGACCTGACTGCTGCCCTGAGGGACATCCGCATGCAGTACGAGGCGATTGCTGCCAAGAATATCCAAGAGGCGGAGGAATGGTATAAATCCAAG GTGTCAGATCTGAGCCAGGCAGTAAACAAGAATAATGATGCTCTGAGACAGGCCAAGCAGGATTCCATGGAGTTCCGTCACCAGATCCAGTCCTACACTTGCGAGATCGACTCTCTCAAGGGCACC AATGAGTCTCTGATGAGGCAGATGAGGGAGATGGAAGAAAGGATGGGTAACGAGGCTGGTGGTTTCCAGGACACCATTGCCCGCCTGGAGGGTGAGATCGCTAAAATGAAGGATGAGATGGCTCGCCATCTGCGTGAGTACCAGGACCTGCtgaatgtaaagatggcactTGATGTGGAGATCGCCACCTACAGGAAGCTTCTGGAAGGAGAAGAGAGCAG GATTTCTCTACCTGTGCCATCATTTTCAAGCATTAGTTTCAGAG AGACCAACCCAGACAAGCAGCACTACCAGCCACAGCGCCCATCTGAGGTCCACTCTAAGAAAACAGTTTTGATCAAGACCATTGAGACCCGTGATGGCGAg GTCGTCAGTGAGTCCACACAGCACCAGCAGGACATCATGTAA